From the genome of Bacteroides sp. MSB163, one region includes:
- a CDS encoding PDDEXK nuclease domain-containing protein: protein MEIQNNIFNYAILLKQVKTRVALAQKKAIYAANEEMLTMYWDIGKLLFESQKLIGWGNNALEQLSNDLKNDYPKVKGFSPRNCRCMIQFYKEYNQELTIWQQPVAKLEISNLALPVKQLSWSHNVILMQKVKDLKARYWYMIQCLKNGWGRNFLVEAINQDYYNVHGALANNFDATLPEIQAKQVKETLKDPYIFDMLTFTDEYDERDVELGLIKHIEKFLLQMGAGFAFMGRQYHIKVSEKDFYIDILMYNAFMHRYLVVELKRGEFQPEYIGKLNFYCSAVDDILCREGDNQTIGLLLCQNKDRIMAEYALRDVLKPIGISDYELGKAFPQNIKSGLPSIEELEDKLSQELQDNEDTI, encoded by the coding sequence ATGGAAATTCAAAACAATATCTTTAACTATGCAATCCTGCTTAAACAAGTCAAGACACGGGTGGCACTCGCCCAAAAGAAGGCTATCTATGCAGCCAATGAAGAAATGCTTACTATGTATTGGGACATTGGCAAATTGCTGTTTGAAAGCCAGAAGTTGATCGGTTGGGGTAACAATGCGCTTGAACAACTATCCAATGACTTAAAGAATGACTACCCGAAAGTGAAAGGTTTCTCGCCACGTAATTGCAGATGCATGATTCAGTTCTATAAGGAATATAATCAGGAACTTACAATTTGGCAACAACCTGTTGCCAAATTAGAAATATCAAACTTAGCCCTTCCTGTTAAACAACTAAGTTGGTCGCACAATGTTATTTTGATGCAAAAAGTAAAAGACCTCAAAGCCCGATATTGGTATATGATACAGTGCCTCAAAAACGGTTGGGGGCGTAACTTTCTGGTCGAAGCCATCAATCAGGACTATTATAATGTTCATGGAGCACTGGCAAATAATTTCGATGCCACCCTTCCCGAAATACAAGCCAAGCAAGTAAAAGAAACTTTGAAAGATCCCTATATCTTCGATATGCTAACTTTTACCGACGAGTACGATGAACGAGACGTAGAGTTAGGTCTGATTAAACATATAGAGAAGTTCCTTCTACAAATGGGGGCAGGTTTCGCTTTCATGGGCAGGCAGTACCATATCAAAGTATCGGAAAAGGACTTTTACATTGACATTCTTATGTACAATGCCTTTATGCACCGATATTTAGTCGTTGAGCTAAAGCGGGGTGAGTTCCAGCCTGAATATATCGGCAAGCTGAATTTCTACTGTTCGGCAGTGGATGATATTCTTTGCCGGGAAGGGGATAACCAGACCATCGGCTTACTTCTTTGCCAGAACAAAGACCGTATCATGGCCGAATACGCCTTACGGGATGTACTCAAGCCGATAGGGATTTCAGATTATGAATTAGGCAAAGCATTTCCCCAAAATATCAAATCCGGGCTGCCGTCCATTGAAGAACTGGAGGATAAACTTAGTCAGGAGTTGCAAGATAATGAAGATACGATTTGA
- a CDS encoding DUF3836 domain-containing protein, protein MKTNLISKAVVMMVVVMASVMNFSASASNPTQYVKNEEMTGELMTAKTIFKNEDGRLFRHLRYTYTYDNENRVTSKKASKWDSVKEAWVPYFKMNMEYNNHEIEVSYARWNSKSNAYNSNVEKTVYELNDDNVTLMLASTK, encoded by the coding sequence ATGAAAACGAACTTAATTTCAAAAGCAGTGGTAATGATGGTAGTAGTAATGGCAAGCGTAATGAACTTCTCTGCAAGTGCAAGCAATCCTACCCAGTACGTAAAGAACGAAGAGATGACCGGTGAACTGATGACCGCGAAGACTATCTTTAAGAACGAAGACGGACGTCTGTTCCGCCACCTCCGTTACACGTATACTTACGATAACGAAAACCGCGTAACCAGCAAGAAAGCTTCCAAGTGGGACAGCGTGAAAGAAGCTTGGGTTCCTTACTTCAAAATGAATATGGAGTATAATAATCATGAAATTGAAGTGAGCTACGCCCGTTGGAACTCCAAGAGCAACGCTTACAACAGCAATGTTGAAAAAACTGTTTATGAACTGAATGATGATAATGTTACTTTAATGTTAGCAAGTACAAAATAA